The Bradyrhizobium sp. CCGB01 genome segment GCCAGCGAGCAGACCGATCTTGACGCTCTCGGTATCGTGCCGCCCAGCAGCCACGTACGACCATTGCAGCGCGACACTGCTCAGGACCAGGACGCCCGTGTTGACCCACAGCAGCCGCGGTACCGGCAGCGGCCGCCAGTCCACTACGCTCATGCGCATCGCGTAGGCGCTGATGAAGAGGACGAACAATGCGCTCGCGACGGCGAGAAATACGCCAAGTCCGACCTTCGCTGCCGGCCAGGTCATGCTATCGCCGCCGGGGAAGTCACCTACCGAGCCTTCCTCCAGCCAGGGCTTGGCCGTCAGCCGCTGCTGCGACAGCCACCATCCGGCGATCACCGCAAGCACAGCCAGGAACAGGATGATGGCGCTCACGAAGCAGCTCCCTGAACGAGCTGCGTCGCGCGTGGCGGCTGGTTCTGCGGAATGAAGTCCTCCGCGGCGCCGGGCACACTGTAGTCATAGGCCCAGCGGTACACGACCGGCAGCTCCTTGCCCCAGTTGCCGTGCCCTGGGGGCGTCTCCGGCGTCTGCCACTCCAGCGTCGTCGCCCGCCACGGATTGCCACCTGAGGCCTCACCCTTGAACAGGCTCCAGGCAAGATTGAACAGGAACACCATCTGGCTGAACCCGACGGTC includes the following:
- a CDS encoding cytochrome c oxidase subunit 3, whose product is MSAIILFLAVLAVIAGWWLSQQRLTAKPWLEEGSVGDFPGGDSMTWPAAKVGLGVFLAVASALFVLFISAYAMRMSVVDWRPLPVPRLLWVNTGVLVLSSVALQWSYVAAGRHDTESVKIGLLAGGASAVIFLAGQLLAWQRLGAAGYFVASNPANSFFYLLTAVHGLHLTGGLVALGRTSAKVWRGAEIAEMRLSVELCTIYWHFLLLVWLVLLGLLTGWTDDFVNICRQLLS